A portion of the Gloeocapsa sp. DLM2.Bin57 genome contains these proteins:
- the tsaE gene encoding tRNA (adenosine(37)-N6)-threonylcarbamoyltransferase complex ATPase subunit type 1 TsaE, producing the protein MLELKLDDAVMTQRLGKSLGQLLPINTVLLLDGELGAGKTTLVQGIGLGLGITEPIVSPTFAIAQEYFEGRIPLYHIDLYRLTPAEISELYLENYWEAIEVPPGVTVIEWACLLPYLPASYLAISLKVIPSGGRLITIEPAGDFSELDLSNLDCSN; encoded by the coding sequence ATGCTTGAGTTAAAACTTGATGATGCTGTTATGACTCAGCGCTTAGGTAAGTCTCTAGGACAACTACTACCTATTAATACTGTTTTATTATTAGATGGGGAATTAGGCGCAGGTAAGACTACTTTGGTACAGGGTATTGGTTTAGGGTTAGGTATTACTGAACCAATTGTTAGTCCTACTTTTGCCATCGCCCAAGAATATTTCGAGGGGCGAATTCCCCTTTATCACATAGATTTGTATCGTCTTACCCCTGCAGAAATCAGCGAACTTTATTTAGAGAATTATTGGGAAGCGATAGAAGTTCCTCCAGGTGTTACTGTGATTGAGTGGGCTTGTTTACTTCCTTATTTACCTGCTAGTTATCTAGCTATTAGTCTAAAAGTTATTCCTTCAGGTGGACGTTTAATTACTATAGAGCCAGCGGGTGATTTTTCTGAGTTAGATTTAAGTAATCTTGACTGCTCAAATTAG
- a CDS encoding tocopherol cyclase produces the protein MLNANNLLKTPHSGYHWDGKSTKFFEGWYLRITLPEIQENFAFMYSIQEPRGGQRHSGGLAQILGPNDQYICRTFPDLKKFWASPSDLELVHWGKTVLNIRPQLLPVDDFEQYIEQGYQVTATLHQGSLHIPGQNKSCRWLYSIKPQYGWGNPNFSAQSTAGWLSFLPIFEPGWQILMAHGLASGWIEWNGDYYQFKDAPAYSEKNWGCSFPEKWFWLNCNSFTEETDLSLTAGGGKRKVFGIVEEVGMIGIHYCGQFYEFVPWNSQISWQIQTWGRWEMQAINQHFQVNLIGTTDLPGTQVFVPTEQGLVLCCQDTMKGFLSLKLRTRQGNCLVEASSSVGGLEIGGNSWQKPWISQR, from the coding sequence ATTTTAAATGCGAATAATCTTCTAAAAACCCCACATAGTGGCTATCATTGGGACGGAAAAAGCACGAAGTTTTTTGAAGGATGGTATTTGAGAATTACTTTACCAGAAATCCAAGAAAATTTTGCCTTCATGTATTCTATTCAAGAACCCAGAGGAGGACAACGCCATAGTGGAGGCTTGGCTCAAATTTTAGGACCAAATGATCAATATATTTGTCGTACTTTTCCTGATTTAAAAAAATTCTGGGCATCTCCATCTGATTTAGAACTAGTACATTGGGGAAAAACAGTTTTAAATATTAGACCTCAACTTTTACCAGTTGACGATTTTGAACAATATATTGAACAAGGCTATCAAGTTACTGCTACTTTGCATCAGGGTTCTCTACACATACCTGGACAAAATAAATCCTGTCGTTGGCTTTATAGCATTAAACCTCAATATGGTTGGGGAAATCCTAATTTTTCTGCCCAATCTACAGCCGGTTGGTTATCTTTCCTCCCTATTTTTGAACCAGGGTGGCAAATTTTGATGGCACATGGATTAGCAAGTGGTTGGATTGAATGGAATGGAGATTACTATCAATTTAAAGACGCACCCGCCTATAGTGAAAAAAACTGGGGTTGCTCGTTCCCTGAAAAATGGTTTTGGTTAAATTGCAATAGTTTTACTGAAGAAACAGACTTATCCTTGACTGCCGGTGGTGGTAAACGAAAAGTTTTCGGTATTGTAGAAGAAGTTGGCATGATTGGCATTCATTATTGTGGTCAATTCTATGAATTTGTCCCCTGGAATTCTCAAATTTCTTGGCAGATTCAAACTTGGGGAAGATGGGAGATGCAAGCGATTAATCAACACTTTCAAGTTAATTTAATAGGGACTACGGATTTACCTGGAACTCAAGTATTTGTTCCGACAGAACAAGGATTAGTTTTATGTTGTCAAGATACGATGAAGGGCTTTCTGAGTTTAAAATTACGAACTCGTCAGGGAAATTGTCTTGTTGAAGCTAGCAGTTCTGTTGGTGGTTTAGAGATTGGGGGAAATTCTTGGCAGAAACCTTGGATTTCTCAAAGATAG
- a CDS encoding plastocyanin codes for MSKKLVLIISTVFLVVVSFFTTINPAAAETYTVKMGSDDGQLKFVPETLTIKPGDTVKWVNNKLAPHNAVFDSSKVNADLAKSLSQKNLLFSPGEGYETTFPADLAPGEYSYYCEPHRGAGMVGKIIVE; via the coding sequence ATGTCCAAAAAGCTGGTTTTAATCATCTCAACCGTTTTTCTAGTCGTAGTCAGTTTCTTTACTACCATCAATCCCGCTGCTGCAGAAACCTATACCGTGAAAATGGGATCTGATGATGGACAACTTAAATTCGTCCCGGAAACACTTACTATCAAACCAGGTGATACCGTTAAATGGGTCAACAATAAGCTAGCTCCTCATAACGCTGTCTTTGATTCTAGTAAAGTAAACGCTGACTTAGCTAAATCACTATCTCAGAAAAACTTATTATTCTCTCCAGGAGAGGGATATGAAACCACTTTTCCTGCTGATCTAGCCCCTGGTGAATACTCCTATTATTGCGAACCTCATAGAGGAGCGGGAATGGTAGGTAAAATCATCGTCGAATAA
- a CDS encoding homogentisate phytyltransferase, protein MSYLYSFWKFSRPHTIIGTTLSVFAIYFLVLAKSYQPITALTLEQILGVWIACLSGNIYIVGLNQLYDVEIDQVNKPGLPLANGELSLKQGQWIVAITGGLAILLAGSLGQELLITVALSLLIGTAYSCPPIRLKKFPLLAALCILTVRGIVVNIGLFLHFSKTLGAKEGLSLSLWALTIFILVFTIAIAIFKDVPDLEGDKKYQIQTFTLLLGKSNIFTITLWVITFCYLGMIAAGFFVLDSINTPYLVGYHLILLGCLWWKSRRVDLAIQSDITQFYQFIWKLFFLEYILFPLGSFIPTN, encoded by the coding sequence ATGTCTTATCTGTATAGTTTTTGGAAATTTTCTCGTCCTCATACAATTATCGGTACTACATTAAGTGTTTTTGCTATTTATTTCTTGGTCTTAGCAAAAAGTTATCAGCCAATTACCGCATTAACCTTAGAGCAAATCTTGGGAGTATGGATTGCTTGTTTATCTGGAAACATTTATATTGTTGGATTAAATCAACTTTACGATGTGGAAATAGATCAAGTTAATAAACCTGGTCTTCCTCTAGCTAACGGAGAGCTTTCTTTAAAGCAAGGACAGTGGATTGTTGCTATAACTGGAGGATTAGCAATTCTATTAGCTGGTAGTTTAGGACAAGAGTTATTAATAACAGTTGCTCTCAGTTTATTGATAGGTACAGCATATTCTTGTCCACCTATTCGCTTAAAAAAATTTCCTTTATTAGCAGCTCTTTGCATTTTGACCGTGCGAGGAATTGTTGTTAATATAGGTCTATTTTTACATTTCAGTAAAACCTTAGGAGCAAAAGAAGGCTTATCTCTATCCTTATGGGCATTAACTATTTTTATACTGGTGTTTACCATAGCAATAGCTATTTTTAAAGATGTACCAGATTTAGAAGGAGATAAAAAATATCAGATTCAAACATTTACACTGCTTTTAGGCAAATCAAATATCTTTACTATTACTCTGTGGGTCATTACTTTCTGCTATCTCGGTATGATTGCTGCTGGTTTTTTTGTTTTAGATTCAATCAATACTCCTTATTTAGTTGGTTATCATCTCATATTATTAGGGTGTCTCTGGTGGAAGAGTCGTAGGGTAGATCTTGCTATCCAATCAGATATTACTCAGTTTTATCAATTTATTTGGAAATTATTTTTTTTAGAGTATATTCTGTTCCCTTTAGGTAGTTTTATTCCCACTAATTAA
- a CDS encoding cytochrome C6: protein MKRIIVAIALAISIFTVTAPALAGDLANGAKVFSANCAACHAGGANVVNATKTLKKADLEKYDMYSQEGIINQINKGKNAMPAFLGRLTPEQIEDVASYVLAQAEKGW, encoded by the coding sequence ATGAAAAGAATTATCGTGGCGATCGCTTTAGCCATTAGTATTTTTACCGTTACTGCTCCTGCTTTAGCGGGAGATTTAGCTAATGGAGCAAAAGTCTTTAGTGCTAATTGTGCAGCTTGTCACGCGGGTGGAGCGAATGTAGTTAACGCTACCAAAACTCTCAAAAAAGCTGATTTAGAAAAGTACGATATGTACTCCCAAGAAGGGATTATTAACCAAATTAACAAAGGTAAAAACGCTATGCCTGCTTTTCTAGGGCGTTTAACCCCTGAACAAATCGAAGACGTGGCTAGTTATGTTTTAGCTCAGGCTGAGAAAGGTTGGTAA